Proteins encoded by one window of Vampirovibrionales bacterium:
- a CDS encoding DUF814 domain-containing protein: MRQLDALTLRQLARELSTALTGARVSKIQHLARHELTITFWGGGLFQFPGRHRLYLNLGAEFPCAFLASAQECRWLVPEPLEKPTGLCMLLRKHLGAARCLGVEAPAGERCLDLTFDACDDFGERVAYRLSIELMGKRSNLLLVELLQNATRTQRILGAARYVGADRDQLREIAPGLPYAPPPRAASSEGFSAPWLLKASTAQLAEVWALSEGDSAQARARLIQERFWGLGGPMLAEIVAQSPDVDAFARCLRRLAEGEGFAPACLATVSPAASEAPSGLLPESLSEPVFRLLPAAPESAQTDEFSAGARWIPCESVHALTAAVALTFWRGRRLAQARRQTLERLARQQRRLQTRLQELDAEPADDLALLRAQGDRLLTALSMGELPERPTQDSVALPDLATGEMLEIPIDPALSWRENAERRYRRLKKARARRQLALEQAQTLQTQALYLAELTHLASQADSLADLSALADDLRRVGALGAESSEAASARRRKQALAAGVQELLSDEGVTLLLGRSAAGNAAIVGKRAHPDDYWLHARQTPGSHVLVKSARQPLSEDTLAQAAQLAAHFSAARGDGRIDVIVAPMRHVRKIPDSYPGHVTYRHERTLSIRPDSALVARLIARLTSPSYNQTSAPDD; the protein is encoded by the coding sequence GTGCGTCAACTCGACGCCCTGACGCTGCGGCAATTGGCGCGCGAACTGTCAACAGCGCTGACAGGGGCCCGCGTCAGCAAAATCCAGCATCTGGCGCGTCACGAACTGACGATTACGTTCTGGGGCGGCGGGTTGTTTCAGTTTCCGGGGCGGCATCGCCTGTATCTGAATCTGGGCGCGGAATTTCCCTGCGCTTTTCTGGCGAGCGCTCAGGAGTGTCGCTGGCTGGTTCCAGAACCGCTGGAAAAGCCTACTGGCTTGTGTATGCTGTTGCGCAAGCACCTGGGCGCAGCCCGCTGTCTGGGCGTCGAAGCCCCCGCAGGCGAGCGCTGTCTGGATCTGACCTTTGACGCCTGCGACGATTTTGGCGAGCGGGTCGCCTACCGGCTCTCGATCGAGCTGATGGGCAAGCGCAGCAATCTGCTGCTGGTTGAACTGCTACAGAACGCGACGCGCACCCAGCGGATTCTCGGCGCGGCGCGTTACGTCGGCGCCGATCGCGATCAGTTGCGCGAGATCGCCCCCGGCCTGCCTTACGCGCCGCCGCCGCGCGCCGCGTCTTCTGAAGGGTTTTCGGCCCCGTGGCTGCTGAAGGCTTCGACGGCGCAACTCGCCGAGGTCTGGGCGCTGAGCGAGGGAGATTCCGCGCAAGCGCGCGCGCGCCTGATTCAGGAACGTTTCTGGGGGCTGGGCGGGCCGATGCTGGCTGAAATCGTCGCCCAATCGCCGGATGTTGACGCCTTCGCCCGCTGCTTGCGCCGTCTGGCAGAGGGCGAAGGCTTTGCGCCTGCGTGTCTGGCCACGGTTTCGCCTGCTGCTTCTGAAGCGCCTTCTGGTTTATTGCCTGAATCGCTTTCAGAGCCCGTCTTCCGGCTATTGCCCGCAGCGCCCGAAAGCGCGCAGACGGACGAATTTTCGGCGGGCGCGCGCTGGATTCCCTGTGAGTCGGTTCATGCGTTGACGGCTGCCGTGGCCCTGACGTTCTGGCGGGGGCGACGACTGGCGCAGGCCCGGCGGCAGACCCTGGAGCGTCTGGCGCGTCAACAGCGCCGTCTGCAAACGCGCCTGCAAGAACTTGACGCCGAGCCCGCCGACGATCTGGCGCTTTTGCGCGCGCAAGGCGACCGCCTGCTGACGGCGCTGTCGATGGGAGAACTGCCCGAGCGCCCGACTCAGGACAGTGTGGCTTTGCCCGATCTGGCCACCGGCGAGATGCTGGAGATTCCAATCGATCCGGCGCTGAGCTGGCGCGAAAATGCGGAGCGTCGCTATCGTCGGCTTAAAAAAGCGCGCGCGCGCCGACAACTGGCCCTGGAGCAGGCCCAAACGCTGCAAACCCAGGCCCTGTATCTGGCCGAGCTGACGCATCTGGCGTCTCAGGCCGATTCTTTGGCCGATCTGAGCGCGCTGGCCGACGATTTACGTCGCGTGGGCGCGCTGGGCGCCGAGAGCAGCGAGGCGGCTTCTGCGCGGCGTCGCAAGCAGGCGCTGGCCGCAGGCGTGCAAGAGTTGCTCAGCGATGAGGGCGTTACCCTGTTGCTGGGGCGAAGCGCCGCGGGCAACGCCGCGATTGTCGGTAAACGCGCGCACCCGGACGACTACTGGCTGCATGCGCGCCAGACGCCGGGCTCGCACGTGCTGGTAAAATCCGCGCGCCAGCCCTTGAGTGAGGACACGCTGGCGCAGGCGGCGCAACTGGCCGCCCATTTCAGCGCAGCGCGCGGCGACGGGCGGATCGACGTCATTGTCGCCCCGATGCGCCATGTGCGCAAGATTCCCGATTCCTATCCTGGCCATGTGACCTATCGTCACGAGCGCACGCTGTCCATCCGCCCGGATTCCGCTCTTGTGGCGCGCCTGATCGCGCGTCTGACCTCGCCTTCGTACAACCAGACGAGCGCCCCGGACGACTGA
- a CDS encoding CHASE2 domain-containing protein, with protein MRFHVDKWFDGLIIGLIGLALTLFGFFASAIGLFDAVDNVALDVLLRLRAQKFSPSQDIVLLAMDHESIAYARENPQLGIHSRILPRRYLAQIVDYLREEGARALVFDVEFKLPQTPEDDEALRRALAKIPRDRLFLAARSDTPFDDAYQAYKTTLPLVTRAIPLPGGLSIPLVTSQHDVPRTREALLQDEITLRERVLLPAIALRAARADAVLTRLTENRSKNEKHLSGADFAAFTLEISPQAWTQLRRDALNAWVSARDSIGYDYTGAAAMSVEEQLYNAYENDICLQRNYHRFYDPGDSYLSFLARDGLAVSMAPHTPREARRRLAYCFTDTIQPAFRLPNAHLGITNVQYERDAFERTVPVLKRLYNGSFHTYLGIRPGLTLRGARHLAYDGQTFQADNQRMPLLKNQNALINWRDPAQLPREILSRAYFDMRLLSADALPAARLNAALPATRPLEWHAIASAGFLSPGAPAWDSPENALKDWRRLQDQARAFYASRPPDALRRAFQGDYAPMSAINAFHPDKVDYQPALGNAHLYRKLSVSDVLRQITATRSGGDAAPIYRLKGMPLSGDFSFKNKIVIYGDTMDDIHRTPMGVVFGPEVVATVLDMTLHDRQFVAFAPLWLSFLIVFLICAPLVWICLKLDGLPAIVFTSLFIILGYFTGVVAFFMRDGGDVAYYAPLFGPTLTLLSAFIGALVYRHAVQNREKRMLTHAFSRYVSPQLMTAILNDPARVMENLKGGKRELTVLFADLRNFTSTFEDEDPEKMVDQLNEYFDVMTNIILARKGTYDKYMGDAIMAFFGAPVPFDDHALKACQASMEMCEALKTLNAKWTAEGKTELGIGVGLSTGEMFVGNFGSQRIKNFTVMGSVVNLGARLETFTRQAGVDVVISQRTYEQAQPLVSVKPLGEIRVKGFSEPVQAFGLLAAREAPERSEQP; from the coding sequence GTGCGGTTTCACGTTGACAAGTGGTTTGACGGCCTGATTATCGGGCTTATTGGTCTGGCTCTGACCCTGTTTGGCTTCTTCGCCAGCGCCATCGGGCTGTTTGACGCGGTGGATAACGTCGCGCTGGATGTGCTGCTGCGCCTGCGCGCGCAAAAATTTTCGCCCTCGCAAGACATTGTACTGCTGGCCATGGATCACGAGTCGATCGCCTACGCCCGCGAGAATCCGCAGTTGGGCATTCACAGCCGGATTCTGCCCCGGCGCTATCTGGCGCAAATCGTCGACTATCTGCGCGAGGAGGGCGCGCGCGCGCTGGTCTTTGACGTGGAGTTCAAGCTGCCGCAAACCCCCGAAGACGACGAGGCCCTGCGGCGCGCGCTGGCTAAAATCCCGCGCGATCGGCTGTTTCTGGCCGCGCGGTCCGATACGCCCTTCGATGACGCGTATCAGGCCTATAAAACCACCCTGCCGCTCGTCACCCGCGCGATTCCGCTGCCCGGGGGCCTGTCGATTCCGCTGGTCACCTCCCAGCACGATGTGCCGCGCACGCGCGAGGCGCTCCTGCAGGACGAAATCACCCTGCGCGAACGGGTGCTGCTGCCCGCAATTGCCCTGCGCGCCGCTCGTGCGGACGCGGTGCTGACGCGTTTGACGGAAAACCGCTCGAAAAACGAGAAACACTTATCCGGGGCGGATTTCGCTGCTTTCACGCTGGAAATTTCGCCTCAGGCCTGGACGCAGCTTCGCCGCGACGCCCTGAACGCCTGGGTCAGCGCCCGCGACAGCATCGGCTATGACTATACCGGCGCGGCGGCGATGTCTGTAGAAGAACAGCTCTACAACGCGTACGAGAACGACATCTGCCTGCAACGCAATTATCACCGGTTTTACGACCCGGGCGATTCGTACCTGTCGTTTCTGGCGCGCGATGGTCTGGCCGTGTCAATGGCTCCCCACACCCCGCGCGAGGCCCGGCGTCGGCTGGCCTATTGCTTTACGGATACGATTCAGCCTGCGTTTCGCCTGCCGAATGCGCATCTGGGCATTACCAACGTGCAGTATGAGCGTGACGCCTTTGAGCGAACGGTTCCTGTTCTCAAAAGGCTCTATAACGGCAGCTTTCATACGTATCTGGGGATTCGCCCGGGGCTGACGCTTCGCGGGGCGCGGCATCTCGCTTACGACGGCCAGACGTTTCAAGCGGATAATCAGCGGATGCCGCTGCTCAAAAATCAGAATGCGCTCATTAACTGGCGCGATCCGGCGCAATTGCCCCGGGAAATTCTGAGCCGCGCTTATTTTGACATGCGTCTGCTGAGCGCCGACGCGCTGCCGGCTGCGCGCCTGAATGCGGCGCTGCCTGCGACCCGGCCGCTGGAATGGCATGCGATCGCATCCGCCGGATTCCTGTCTCCCGGCGCGCCCGCTTGGGACTCGCCTGAAAATGCGCTGAAGGACTGGCGCCGCTTGCAGGATCAGGCGCGCGCCTTCTACGCCTCTCGTCCGCCGGATGCGCTGCGGCGAGCCTTTCAGGGCGATTACGCGCCGATGTCGGCCATCAACGCCTTTCATCCTGACAAGGTCGATTATCAGCCGGCGTTGGGCAATGCGCATTTATACCGCAAGCTGTCGGTTTCAGACGTCCTGCGGCAGATTACCGCCACGCGCTCCGGCGGGGACGCGGCGCCGATTTACCGGCTCAAAGGCATGCCGCTGAGCGGCGATTTCTCGTTTAAAAATAAAATCGTGATCTACGGCGATACGATGGATGATATTCATCGCACGCCGATGGGGGTGGTCTTTGGGCCGGAAGTCGTGGCGACGGTGCTGGATATGACGCTGCATGATCGTCAGTTCGTGGCGTTTGCGCCGTTGTGGCTGAGCTTTCTGATTGTCTTTCTCATCTGCGCGCCGTTGGTGTGGATTTGCCTGAAACTCGATGGCTTGCCTGCTATCGTTTTCACCTCGCTGTTTATTATCCTGGGGTATTTTACCGGCGTGGTGGCGTTTTTTATGCGCGACGGCGGCGACGTCGCCTATTATGCGCCGCTGTTCGGGCCGACGCTGACGCTGTTGAGCGCCTTTATCGGCGCGCTGGTCTATCGCCATGCGGTTCAGAACCGCGAAAAACGCATGCTCACCCATGCGTTTTCGCGCTACGTGTCGCCGCAGTTAATGACGGCCATCCTCAACGACCCGGCCCGCGTCATGGAAAACCTCAAGGGCGGCAAGCGCGAACTCACGGTGCTGTTCGCTGATCTGCGCAACTTTACCAGCACGTTTGAAGACGAAGATCCCGAAAAAATGGTGGATCAGCTCAACGAGTATTTTGACGTCATGACCAATATTATTCTGGCGCGTAAAGGGACTTACGATAAATATATGGGCGATGCGATTATGGCGTTCTTCGGCGCGCCGGTGCCGTTTGACGATCACGCCCTGAAGGCCTGCCAGGCGTCTATGGAAATGTGCGAGGCCCTCAAAACCCTCAACGCCAAGTGGACCGCCGAGGGTAAAACCGAACTGGGCATCGGCGTGGGGCTGAGCACGGGCGAAATGTTTGTCGGGAATTTCGGCTCGCAGCGCATCAAAAACTTTACGGTGATGGGCAGCGTCGTTAATCTCGGGGCGCGTCTGGAAACCTTTACCCGCCAGGCGGGCGTCGACGTGGTGATTAGCCAGCGGACGTACGAGCAGGCCCAGCCGCTGGTAAGCGTCAAGCCGCTGGGCGAGATTCGCGTCAAGGGCTTCAGCGAGCCGGTGCAGGCGTTTGGCTTGCTGGCCGCGCGCGAGGCCCCGGAACGTTCTGAACAGCCCTAA
- a CDS encoding flagellin FliC has translation MGLFLHTNVASINAQRNFGNVQSKLQSSLEKLSSGYKLNRAADGAGSLLLANQMSSQVRGFAVAEENIQQGINMLNIADSALTSVNDGLQRLREVALAASNGTVTDFTAYSAEAGKIISNVTNLANGTTYNSTKLLDGSAANIIIQAGSGSLATDQVDISAAFSDNKAATLGLAQTTITNVTTAQTVLTQVDAALATVATNLATIGGAQNQLKDRLQYAQIAKENFSASEAAVRNVDVATETANLTKLQILQQASALALSQANQMPNIALQLLR, from the coding sequence ATGGGATTATTTCTGCACACCAACGTGGCGTCGATTAACGCGCAACGCAATTTCGGCAATGTTCAAAGCAAACTGCAATCGTCACTGGAAAAACTGTCATCGGGCTATAAGCTGAATCGGGCGGCTGACGGGGCAGGATCGCTGCTGTTGGCCAACCAGATGAGTTCTCAGGTGCGCGGCTTCGCCGTGGCGGAAGAGAACATTCAGCAAGGGATCAACATGCTGAACATCGCCGACAGCGCGCTCACCAGCGTCAACGACGGCTTGCAGCGACTGCGCGAAGTCGCTCTGGCCGCCTCCAACGGTACCGTCACCGATTTTACGGCCTACTCCGCAGAAGCCGGCAAAATCATCAGCAACGTCACCAATCTGGCCAACGGCACGACGTATAACAGCACCAAGCTGTTAGACGGCAGCGCCGCCAACATCATCATTCAGGCCGGATCGGGGTCGCTGGCGACCGATCAGGTAGACATCAGCGCCGCCTTCTCGGACAACAAGGCCGCCACGCTGGGCCTGGCGCAAACCACCATTACCAACGTCACCACGGCGCAAACCGTTCTGACGCAGGTGGATGCGGCGCTGGCCACGGTCGCGACCAATCTCGCAACCATCGGCGGCGCGCAGAACCAGTTGAAAGACCGCCTGCAATACGCGCAAATCGCCAAGGAAAACTTCAGCGCGTCGGAAGCCGCCGTGCGCAACGTGGACGTCGCGACGGAAACCGCCAACCTGACCAAACTCCAGATTCTGCAACAGGCCAGCGCCCTGGCCCTGTCGCAGGCCAACCAGATGCCCAACATCGCCCTTCAGCTGCTGCGATAA
- a CDS encoding PDZ domain-containing protein, producing MKTPRRRLLNLLLAWTCAAVGALIVCDGAGAKVLQGSVETSIVTPGEQKTAAQPSHGIVGLDMVIRPASFPLVHDVFANTPAWQAGIRPGDQLLAVNGESVYGRSSWEVDQRISDVPGEWVSLTVQRQSAVRNVRLRVASLQTMPAIIRAQFLTSLF from the coding sequence GTGAAAACGCCGCGACGCCGATTGTTAAACCTGTTGCTGGCTTGGACGTGCGCCGCCGTGGGAGCGCTCATCGTTTGTGACGGCGCTGGGGCCAAAGTGTTGCAAGGCTCCGTGGAAACCTCGATCGTGACTCCCGGCGAGCAAAAAACCGCCGCCCAGCCTTCTCATGGCATCGTCGGGCTGGATATGGTGATTCGACCCGCTTCGTTTCCGTTGGTGCATGACGTGTTTGCCAATACGCCCGCATGGCAGGCCGGTATCCGCCCCGGCGATCAGTTGCTGGCCGTTAACGGCGAGTCGGTCTACGGGCGCTCGTCGTGGGAAGTGGATCAGCGCATTTCGGACGTTCCCGGCGAATGGGTTTCGCTGACGGTTCAGCGGCAAAGCGCCGTGCGCAACGTGCGCTTGCGCGTGGCCTCGCTGCAAACCATGCCGGCGATCATCCGGGCCCAGTTTTTAACTTCGCTGTTTTAG
- a CDS encoding acylphosphatase, protein MALAPNARHFFISGRVQGVGFRYCLRDEAQRLALAGWCRNLPDGRVEAFAQGDDEALDALQRWCHRGPPGARVTQIAVEAALADTVLSGAPFEIRFS, encoded by the coding sequence ATGGCGTTGGCCCCAAACGCGCGTCATTTTTTCATCAGCGGGCGGGTGCAGGGCGTGGGCTTTCGCTATTGCCTGCGCGACGAGGCGCAGCGTCTGGCGCTGGCGGGCTGGTGCCGAAATTTGCCAGATGGCCGCGTGGAAGCCTTCGCCCAAGGCGACGACGAGGCTCTGGATGCCTTGCAACGCTGGTGTCATCGCGGTCCGCCCGGCGCGCGCGTGACCCAGATTGCGGTCGAGGCGGCTCTGGCGGATACCGTCCTCAGCGGCGCGCCTTTTGAGATTCGGTTTTCGTGA
- a CDS encoding GntR family transcriptional regulator, producing the protein MGFLADKLTQQKRSGALIKGGALTPPMTAASSQGGADYSTLQTVNKSSLERITIGQLPKELPDFKQSGRTKDSLVTEYLIAFIESALADGRITENHLLPRKEDLARFLGVSVGTVQNAIRIVEDMGYVESKQRIGTVVRRADANGARMRKQTSKRDQAVIAVKKFILDRRLKLGDALPSARDISEEIGSAPNTTRLALEFLTNEGILHSRGTRGNKANWELQQLPALGDDVVASAIESETLIDQLERDLKAMIAEEFGVNEKLPSHLYLSERFKVSIKTVHDAMRRLCDQGIIHSKRGRYGTFVLRKPETAFIESPESIFVPVDDPAFYNYEKVERHLKQLIQTQYKTGDKLPAMGQLAKDLDVSSNTIRKALQNLSRQSIVTFSRGRYGGTFVTDVPKETDGKPFTWVAINPQTIKSYRSADIREKVVD; encoded by the coding sequence ATGGGCTTTTTAGCAGATAAACTCACGCAACAAAAGCGCTCCGGCGCTCTGATTAAGGGCGGCGCGCTGACCCCGCCGATGACGGCTGCGTCTTCTCAAGGCGGCGCGGATTATTCCACGCTTCAGACGGTCAACAAGTCGTCGCTGGAGCGCATTACGATCGGGCAACTGCCCAAAGAGCTGCCGGATTTCAAGCAATCGGGCCGCACCAAGGATTCGCTGGTGACCGAGTACCTGATCGCCTTTATCGAGTCTGCGCTGGCTGATGGGCGTATCACGGAGAATCACCTGTTGCCGCGCAAGGAAGATCTGGCCAGGTTTCTGGGCGTGAGCGTCGGCACGGTGCAGAACGCGATTCGCATTGTCGAAGATATGGGCTATGTGGAATCGAAGCAACGCATCGGCACCGTGGTTCGCCGCGCGGACGCCAACGGGGCGCGGATGCGCAAGCAAACGTCCAAGCGCGATCAGGCCGTCATCGCGGTGAAGAAATTTATTCTGGATCGACGGCTGAAACTGGGCGACGCCCTGCCGTCAGCGCGCGATATTTCTGAAGAAATTGGCTCGGCGCCCAATACCACGCGTCTGGCGCTGGAATTCCTCACCAACGAAGGAATTCTGCACAGTCGCGGCACGCGCGGCAATAAAGCCAACTGGGAGCTTCAGCAACTACCCGCGCTGGGCGACGATGTGGTCGCATCGGCGATCGAATCGGAAACGCTCATCGATCAGCTCGAGCGCGACCTCAAAGCCATGATTGCCGAAGAGTTCGGCGTCAATGAGAAGCTGCCGTCGCACCTGTACCTGTCCGAGCGCTTCAAAGTCAGTATTAAAACCGTTCACGACGCGATGCGCCGCCTCTGCGACCAGGGGATTATTCACTCCAAGCGCGGGCGTTACGGAACGTTTGTGCTGCGCAAGCCCGAAACCGCGTTTATCGAGTCGCCTGAAAGCATCTTTGTACCGGTGGACGACCCGGCTTTCTACAACTACGAAAAAGTCGAGCGTCATTTGAAGCAGTTGATTCAAACCCAGTACAAAACCGGCGACAAGCTGCCCGCGATGGGCCAACTGGCGAAAGATCTTGACGTCAGCAGCAACACGATCCGCAAGGCGCTGCAAAACCTGTCGCGTCAGAGCATCGTCACCTTCAGCCGGGGCCGTTACGGCGGGACGTTTGTCACCGACGTGCCGAAGGAAACCGACGGAAAGCCCTTTACGTGGGTGGCCATCAACCCGCAGACGATCAAGTCCTACCGAAGCGCCGACATCCGGGAAAAAGTCGTCGACTAG
- the proC gene encoding pyrroline-5-carboxylate reductase, protein MTASAFTGKLGVIGAGVMGRALIAALIEQGVIPAAQVWAAAKSEKSCQRARQSLGIDAFVNYRQALADTAALLLCVKPYQLADVVETLKKYGLPAHTLIISIVAGKTLASIETQLVTPNPVIRAMPNTPCMVGQGMTVFCPGSFAEEAHLETARQIFEAFGECLQLEEHHFDAATGLGGSGPAYLYLIMEALADGGVRVGLPRDVALAIVSQTVLGAATMVKRSGRHPAALRDDVTTPAGCTIAGLLTLEDGKIRSVLARAVQEAARTAAELGARPH, encoded by the coding sequence ATGACCGCAAGCGCGTTTACTGGCAAACTGGGCGTCATTGGCGCTGGCGTGATGGGCCGCGCCCTGATCGCCGCCCTCATTGAGCAAGGCGTGATTCCGGCTGCGCAGGTGTGGGCGGCGGCCAAATCCGAAAAATCGTGCCAGCGCGCGCGTCAGTCGCTGGGAATCGACGCTTTTGTGAATTACCGTCAGGCTCTGGCCGATACGGCCGCTCTGCTGCTGTGCGTCAAGCCCTATCAATTGGCGGATGTCGTGGAAACGCTTAAAAAATACGGCCTGCCCGCCCATACGCTTATTATTTCCATCGTGGCGGGTAAAACCCTTGCGTCCATCGAAACCCAGCTCGTTACGCCCAATCCCGTGATTCGCGCAATGCCCAATACCCCGTGCATGGTTGGGCAGGGCATGACGGTGTTTTGTCCCGGCTCATTTGCCGAAGAGGCGCATTTAGAAACCGCCCGGCAGATTTTCGAAGCCTTCGGCGAATGCCTGCAACTGGAAGAGCATCATTTTGACGCTGCCACCGGCCTGGGCGGCAGCGGACCGGCCTATCTGTACTTAATTATGGAAGCGCTGGCCGATGGCGGCGTTCGCGTGGGTCTGCCGCGCGATGTTGCTCTGGCGATTGTGTCTCAAACCGTGCTCGGCGCCGCGACGATGGTCAAGCGCTCGGGGCGGCATCCGGCGGCCTTGCGCGATGACGTCACCACGCCCGCAGGCTGTACGATTGCCGGTCTGCTGACGCTGGAAGACGGCAAAATTCGATCGGTGCTGGCCCGCGCGGTTCAAGAAGCCGCTCGCACCGCCGCCGAACTGGGCGCGCGTCCGCATTAA
- a CDS encoding helix-turn-helix domain-containing protein — protein sequence MRFSRPPATRSAPLNLPDSLAQRVQTLRARVDLTQNQLAQRAAVPIQTIEELESGLLLFLATPIRQRLARVLRISPQILLEAERPPRVDVNRPLDAEAEADLLSAMAERPTRTYFCPHCGARLQVQTFERRDLEDRPLIAVRAACTACLFSLRRD from the coding sequence ATGCGCTTTTCTCGGCCGCCAGCGACGCGATCGGCCCCGCTGAACCTGCCGGATTCGCTGGCGCAACGGGTTCAGACGCTGCGCGCACGCGTGGACCTGACCCAAAATCAGTTGGCTCAGCGCGCCGCCGTGCCGATTCAGACTATTGAAGAGCTGGAATCCGGGCTGCTGTTGTTTCTGGCCACGCCGATTCGTCAGCGGCTGGCGCGCGTCTTGCGCATCTCCCCTCAGATTCTGCTTGAGGCCGAGCGTCCGCCGCGCGTAGACGTCAATCGCCCGCTTGACGCTGAGGCCGAAGCCGATTTACTGTCGGCCATGGCGGAGCGGCCTACCCGGACGTATTTTTGCCCGCATTGCGGCGCGCGGCTTCAAGTCCAGACCTTCGAGCGCCGCGATCTTGAGGATCGCCCGCTGATTGCCGTGCGCGCCGCGTGTACAGCCTGCCTGTTCTCGCTGCGCCGCGATTAG
- a CDS encoding phosphoglycerate kinase: MMKKTIRDIQDWRGKRALVRVDFNVPLDGEGRITDDTRIREALPTLQTLCEKGARIILMSHLGRPKGAPEDAFRLTPVAARLQELMPQTRITLARDVVSPDVQKQAEALAPGEILLLENVRFEPGETKNDPALAQALASMGDIFVNDAFGAAHRAHASTEGVGRLLSMRVAGLLMEKEINALSSVVQNPARPYAAIIGGSKVSSKITVLKNLMNVVDHLVVGGAMMFTFLKAQGLSVGSSLVEDEYLDTARELAAYAQEKGVQLVLPRQVVIADAFAENAQTQVVSVDAIPDGWMGLDIGPDAIVEIANVVKTAKTVLWNGPLGVFEMAPFAAGTRAIAEAVAQATAQNGCRSVLGGGDTVAAIEQFGMDPHRFTHVSTGGGASLEFLEGQLLPGIAVLDDVGAPAPASV, from the coding sequence ATCATGAAAAAGACGATTCGCGATATTCAGGACTGGCGCGGCAAACGCGCGTTGGTTCGGGTAGATTTCAACGTCCCGCTGGATGGGGAAGGCCGCATTACGGATGACACGCGCATCCGCGAAGCCCTGCCGACGCTCCAGACGCTGTGCGAAAAAGGCGCGCGCATTATCCTGATGAGCCATCTGGGCCGCCCCAAGGGCGCGCCGGAAGACGCCTTTCGTCTGACGCCCGTCGCGGCCCGGCTTCAAGAGCTGATGCCCCAGACCCGCATCACGCTGGCGCGGGACGTCGTGTCGCCAGACGTTCAGAAGCAGGCCGAAGCGCTGGCCCCCGGTGAAATTCTGCTACTGGAAAACGTCCGCTTCGAGCCCGGCGAAACCAAGAATGACCCGGCGCTGGCCCAGGCCCTGGCCTCGATGGGCGATATCTTCGTCAATGACGCCTTTGGCGCGGCGCACCGGGCCCATGCCTCGACCGAAGGGGTCGGGCGTCTGCTGTCGATGCGCGTGGCAGGGCTGTTGATGGAAAAGGAAATCAACGCGCTGTCGTCCGTCGTTCAGAATCCGGCGCGGCCGTACGCGGCGATTATTGGCGGCAGCAAGGTTTCCAGCAAAATTACCGTGCTCAAGAACCTGATGAACGTCGTGGACCATCTGGTCGTCGGCGGCGCCATGATGTTTACCTTCCTGAAGGCGCAAGGCCTCTCCGTAGGGTCGTCGCTGGTGGAGGACGAGTATCTGGACACCGCGCGCGAGCTGGCCGCTTACGCCCAGGAGAAAGGCGTGCAGCTCGTATTGCCGCGCCAGGTGGTCATCGCCGACGCTTTTGCCGAAAATGCGCAGACGCAAGTCGTTTCCGTCGACGCCATTCCCGATGGCTGGATGGGGTTGGACATTGGACCTGATGCGATTGTCGAAATCGCCAACGTGGTGAAAACCGCTAAGACCGTTTTATGGAATGGCCCGCTGGGCGTGTTTGAAATGGCCCCGTTTGCCGCTGGCACCCGAGCCATCGCAGAAGCGGTCGCTCAGGCCACCGCCCAAAATGGCTGCCGCAGCGTCCTGGGCGGCGGCGACACCGTGGCCGCCATCGAGCAATTCGGCATGGACCCGCATCGCTTCACCCACGTCAGCACCGGCGGCGGGGCGAGTCTGGAGTTTCTTGAAGGCCAGTTGTTACCCGGCATCGCTGTTCTGGATGACGTCGGCGCGCCCGCCCCGGCGTCTGTCTAG